The Fodinibius saliphilus genome has a segment encoding these proteins:
- a CDS encoding VPS10 domain-containing protein, whose translation MSVTYILSFIKRFITVTTVLLLGISFSSHAQRFGGNETAEGVDEVTHDQQHLQELEYRNIGPYRGGRSVAVSGHPDKPNTYYAGFTGGGVFKTTDGGRNWVNISDGDFKTGSVGAITVAPSDANVIYAGMGETCIRGNMSAGDGIYKSVDGGKNWSHIGLPESHFIGEIAVHPDNADIAWVAVMGHSFGTTGNKERGVYKTTDGGKSWEKVLFHNKHTGAVDIEVDPTNPRILYASLWEAFRNPWKMSSGGEGSGLYKSTDGGETWTNISQRPGMPKGLKGKIGVAISPVNPDRIWTIIESENGGVFRSDDSGETWSRINSDRSLRQRAWYYTHIVAGTENENTVYVLNVSFHKSTDGGSSFERIGTPHGDHHDLWIDPNDSERMVVADDGGGQVTYNGGRSWSSYHKYATAQFYQVILDNQFPYTIYGAQQDNSTVGIKSRTSGYGISTRDWNAVAGGESGYIAPDPENPNITYGGSYGGYFNKFNEYTNQSDRIDVWPDNPMGAGAKDLKYRFQWTFPIYISPHNPDMLYTTSQYVHRSDDEGMSWETISGDLTRNEKSKQQESGGPITKDDTSVEYYNTIFTFAESPVEKGVLWTGADDGLIHISRDNGESWTDVTPDGMPEAMASIIDPSPHDPGTAYLAATRYKFDDFSPMLYKTNDYGQSWTKITDGIPSKDFTRVIREDPNKKGLLYAGTETGVYVSFNDGDLWQPLQLNLPAVPITDMAVHKRDKDLVIATQGRSFWILDNLNVLHQLNDKVTTSNYYLYKPETTYLFGNHTDIDPGQTLGENPEDGVVVHYNLNKDIGDKEVELQFAEADGDIIRTFSNKEDLDGNEVKESEKFHEKEEDVSSDVLTTKNGLNSFAWNMRYPGAADINGRQILWAGSTRGPTAVPGMYKVRLIIDGEPIMAKEFEITKDPRIETTQDDFEAQFDLHQTIISKLDTTHKVINSIREIRSELNEIKTDYKNNDKVQERVADIMSTLSEVESNLMQTKAESYQDVLNYPIKLNNKLASLASTVATGDGRPTEQQYAVYEELASKVNAEFKKVEPILEGEVSSLIEEIEQEAIPIEN comes from the coding sequence ATGTCTGTAACGTATATTTTATCGTTTATAAAACGTTTTATAACAGTAACCACAGTACTTTTATTAGGAATTTCTTTTTCATCCCATGCACAACGTTTTGGGGGAAATGAAACCGCTGAAGGTGTTGATGAGGTAACACATGATCAACAGCATCTGCAAGAATTAGAATACAGAAATATCGGCCCTTACCGCGGCGGGCGCTCTGTAGCAGTAAGTGGTCATCCTGATAAACCCAACACCTATTATGCAGGATTTACCGGTGGCGGTGTTTTTAAAACTACTGACGGTGGTCGCAACTGGGTTAATATTTCAGATGGAGATTTTAAAACCGGCTCTGTTGGTGCCATTACAGTAGCCCCTTCTGATGCAAATGTTATCTATGCAGGTATGGGAGAAACCTGCATTCGGGGTAATATGTCAGCCGGAGATGGAATCTATAAATCCGTTGACGGTGGTAAAAATTGGAGCCATATCGGGTTACCGGAATCTCATTTTATAGGTGAAATCGCAGTCCATCCCGATAATGCCGATATCGCATGGGTTGCAGTAATGGGCCATTCTTTTGGAACAACAGGAAATAAAGAACGTGGTGTGTACAAGACTACTGATGGTGGAAAAAGCTGGGAGAAAGTTCTTTTTCATAATAAACATACTGGTGCAGTTGATATTGAGGTAGATCCTACCAATCCTCGTATTCTCTATGCATCCTTATGGGAAGCATTTCGGAATCCCTGGAAGATGTCGAGCGGGGGTGAAGGGAGCGGATTATATAAAAGTACCGATGGCGGAGAAACATGGACCAATATTTCACAACGCCCAGGTATGCCCAAAGGATTAAAAGGCAAAATTGGTGTTGCTATATCTCCTGTCAACCCGGATCGTATTTGGACAATTATTGAAAGTGAGAACGGCGGGGTATTTCGATCTGATGATAGCGGAGAAACGTGGAGCCGCATTAATAGCGATCGAAGCCTGCGTCAACGGGCCTGGTACTATACACACATTGTGGCCGGCACAGAAAATGAGAACACCGTATATGTACTAAATGTAAGCTTCCATAAATCAACCGACGGAGGTAGTTCGTTTGAACGCATCGGCACGCCCCATGGCGACCATCACGACCTTTGGATCGATCCAAATGATAGCGAACGTATGGTAGTGGCCGATGATGGTGGAGGCCAAGTCACCTATAATGGTGGACGCAGTTGGTCATCATATCATAAATATGCTACAGCTCAATTTTACCAAGTAATCCTTGATAACCAGTTTCCCTATACGATCTATGGAGCTCAACAAGATAACAGTACTGTTGGTATAAAGAGCCGAACTTCAGGATATGGTATTAGTACCCGCGACTGGAATGCGGTAGCGGGCGGGGAAAGTGGATATATAGCTCCCGATCCCGAAAATCCCAATATAACCTATGGCGGCAGTTATGGCGGATACTTTAATAAATTTAACGAATATACCAACCAAAGTGATCGTATTGATGTATGGCCTGACAACCCAATGGGTGCCGGAGCCAAAGATTTAAAATATCGTTTCCAGTGGACTTTCCCGATCTATATTTCTCCACATAACCCTGATATGCTCTACACAACTTCTCAGTATGTGCACCGTTCTGATGATGAAGGTATGAGCTGGGAAACTATCAGTGGTGATCTCACCCGAAATGAAAAATCAAAGCAACAAGAATCGGGCGGACCTATTACAAAAGATGATACCAGCGTTGAATACTATAATACAATCTTTACTTTCGCAGAATCTCCTGTTGAGAAAGGCGTTTTATGGACCGGTGCCGATGATGGGCTCATTCATATAAGTCGCGATAACGGTGAAAGCTGGACTGACGTAACCCCTGACGGTATGCCAGAAGCTATGGCAAGTATTATTGATCCTTCGCCTCATGACCCTGGGACTGCTTATCTCGCTGCTACGCGGTATAAATTTGACGATTTTAGTCCCATGCTATACAAGACTAATGATTATGGTCAAAGCTGGACTAAAATTACAGATGGTATTCCATCTAAAGACTTTACCCGTGTCATTCGCGAAGACCCCAATAAAAAAGGTCTGCTATATGCAGGTACCGAAACCGGAGTCTACGTTTCGTTTAATGACGGTGATCTATGGCAACCATTACAACTTAATTTACCCGCTGTCCCTATTACCGATATGGCAGTGCATAAACGTGATAAAGATCTTGTAATCGCTACCCAGGGCAGATCTTTCTGGATTCTGGATAACCTGAATGTGCTACACCAACTAAATGATAAGGTTACAACATCAAACTATTATCTCTATAAGCCAGAAACCACCTACCTCTTTGGCAATCATACTGATATTGATCCCGGTCAAACATTGGGAGAAAACCCTGAAGATGGTGTAGTAGTTCATTATAACCTAAATAAAGATATAGGTGATAAAGAAGTTGAGCTGCAGTTTGCAGAGGCCGATGGAGATATTATACGCACATTTTCCAACAAAGAAGACCTTGACGGAAATGAGGTTAAAGAATCTGAGAAATTTCATGAGAAAGAGGAGGACGTTTCTTCGGATGTCCTCACTACTAAAAATGGTCTTAACTCTTTTGCCTGGAATATGCGTTATCCCGGGGCTGCCGATATCAATGGTCGTCAAATTCTATGGGCCGGTTCTACCCGCGGTCCCACAGCCGTACCCGGAATGTATAAAGTGCGACTGATTATTGATGGAGAACCTATTATGGCGAAAGAATTTGAGATCACTAAAGATCCACGTATTGAAACTACTCAGGATGATTTCGAAGCTCAGTTTGACCTACATCAAACAATCATTTCTAAGCTGGATACCACACACAAAGTGATTAACAGCATTCGTGAGATTCGCAGTGAATTAAATGAGATTAAAACTGATTACAAAAATAACGATAAGGTCCAAGAGCGAGTGGCCGACATAATGAGTACTCTTTCTGAAGTGGAAAGTAATCTCATGCAGACCAAAGCAGAATCTTATCAGGATGTATTAAACTATCCTATAAAGCTCAACAATAAGCTGGCATCGCTTGCCAGTACCGTTGCCACAGGTGATGGGCGGCCTACAGAACAACAGTATGCCGTTTATGAAGAACTGGCTTCTAAGGTCAATGCTGAGTTCAAAAAGGTTGAACCCATATTAGAAGGGGAAGTGTCTAGCCTTATTGAAGAAATCGAACAAGAAGCTATTCCAATCGAAAATTAA